A genomic window from Silene latifolia isolate original U9 population chromosome Y, ASM4854445v1, whole genome shotgun sequence includes:
- the LOC141632055 gene encoding uncharacterized protein LOC141632055, with product MYAVSRPIYGADGELIFDGEIGMFPFKHEVPAARNNINRPRGTMETKPIDSITKQVVKDCLINQVIPAIKSVSPNCLSKHIYIQQDNARPHIKNNDPDFMAAANSDGVHIELVFQPPNSPDLNCNDLGYFKALQSLQSSSAYKTVDELVNEVMQAFVDYSSTKLNNIFLSLQAVMIEIMMRKGHNDFALPHMGKGHLAAIGILPRNLVVNEELVRECIEYMQSLGKTEGLENLMEALGYNVEG from the coding sequence ATGTATGCAGTTAGTAGGCCAATATATGGAGCAGATGGGGAGTTAATATTTGATGGTGAAATTGGCATGTTTCCATTTAAACATGAAGTACCAGCAGCAAGGAACAACATAAACAGGCCAAGGGGGACAATGGAAACTAAGCCCATTGACTCAATCACAAAACAGGTTGTCAAAGATTGTCTAATTAATCAAGTTATACCAGCAATTAAGAGTGTGTCGCCAAACTGTTTAAGCAAGCATATTTACATTCAACAAGACAATGCAAGGCCACATATCAAGAATAACGACCCTGACTTTATGGCTGCTGCAAACTCAGATGGTGTTCACATTGAATTAGTTTTCCAACCCCCAAACTCTCCAGATTTAAACTGTAATGATCTTGGATATTTCAAGGCATTACAGTCATTACAATCATCTAGTGCATACAAAACAGTTGATGAACTAGTTAATGAAGTTATGCAAGCATTCGTAGATTACAGTTCTACCAAActcaacaacatattcttatcATTACAAGCAGTCATGATTGAAATTATGATGCGTAAGGGGCATAATGATTTTGCACTCCCACACATGGGGAAGGGTCATCTAGCTGCTATTGGAATATTACCAAGGAATTTAGTAGTCAATGAAGAGTTGGTAAGAGAATGCATTGAATATATGCAGTCATTAGGGAAGACAGAAGGACTTGAAAATCTAATGGAGGCACTAGGGTACAATGTTGAAGGTTAA